From one Montipora capricornis isolate CH-2021 chromosome 10, ASM3666992v2, whole genome shotgun sequence genomic stretch:
- the LOC138020843 gene encoding uncharacterized protein, with translation MPKIHEIAVDSFSEHLNSIDQHIQFTSEQEKDGRIPFLDTCVSINQDGSTKISVYRKPTHTDQYLNFQSNHHLQHKTAVVNTLMLRAQTLVTENDDRTRETQHIKQALKMNNYPEWMLTIPHPKSTTEDSEEPQNERKIYASTPYIKGISERLRRACKSHEVTLIHKPINSLRSQLVRVKDTTVNLKKCGTVYQIHCEKCNKEYVGETAGSLEIRMKEHQS, from the coding sequence ATGCCCAAGATTCACGAAATCGCCGTCGATTCCTTCTCAGAACATCTAAACTCCATTGACCAACACATCCAGTTCACTTCGGAACAAGAAAAGgatggcaggattcctttcCTTGATACCTGTGTGAGTATTAACCAAGATGGTTCCACCAAGATCTCCGTGTACCGCAAACCTACGCACACGGACCAGTACCTAAACTTCCAATCAAACCATCATCTACAACACAAAACAGCTGTGGTTAACACCCTGATGTTGAGAGCTCAGACCTTGGTTACGGAAAACGATGACAGAACTAGAGAAACACAGCACATCAAGCAAGctctaaaaatgaataactatCCAGAATGGATGCTAACAATACCACATCCAAAATCTACAACAGAAGATAGCGAAGAGCCTCAAAATGAGAGGAAAATCTATGCATCAACGCCATACATCAAAGGAATCTCGGAACGCCTGCGAAGAGCTTGCAAGTCACACGAGGTTACACTTATTCATAAACCCATCAATTCTCTAAGATCACAGTTGGTACGTGTCAAGgacacaactgtcaatctcaagaaatgcggcactgtgtaccagatccattgtgagaagtgtaacaaggagtacgttggcgaaacggccGGCTCTCTGGAAATCAGAATGAAAGAACACCAATCATga